The Zavarzinella sp. sequence TGTTTTGTGAGCCGACGGTTGAAACCCCAAACTTGCCAACAATCCCAAATTGGCAACCGATTGTGAGCCGACGGCGTTAGCCGCGGTTGAAAACCCAAACCGATCAACAATCACAAATTGGCAACGAAATTCCGATATCATTTGCGATACAACAATTGCGAATGGTGACATCCTCTTTCAAACCGCGGCTAACGCCGTCGGCTCACAAAACAATAAATCCAACCGCGGCTAACGCCGTCGGCTCATAAAGCATTGTTATCAATTCGGGCTGGATGGCGGGTTTGCTTTTTTAACCGGTAACGCCGTCGGCTCGCGAAACAATAAAACAAACAGATACGATTGCAAACCAGCAACCACGAAAAAATGAACGCCGTAGAAATTGAACAAGCAGTCTCTGAACTGGCGGAAGCCCCCTTCGATCCCGTGAATTTTCCCTATGCCTTTCTGGAAGCGTTTGGCAATAAACCTACCACCATCAAAATGTTGAAGAACGGCAAGTCCGGCACCGACATCGACGGTGCAGTGCTGCAACGCAACAACATCCACATCAAAGTGTGCCAACCTGGGGAATTGGATAGCACGCTGACAGCGTTGCGGGAAAGCAAAGCAACCAAAACCAAAAAAGCCCGTTACATTCTGGCGACTGATGGCCAAAACCTGGTCGCGGAAAATCTGCTCGATGGCGAAACCGTTTCTTGTGCCTACAAAGACTTTCACAACCACTTTGGCTTCTTTCTGGCCTTGGCCGGCATTTCTACGGTGCGGCAGATTCGGGAAAATGCGTTTGATATTAAAGCAACCGGTCGACTGAACCGCCTTTATGTTGAACTGTTGAAAACCAATCCCGATTGGGCCACCGATGCCCGACGGGAAGAATTAAACCACTTTTTTGCCCGGCTGATTTTTTGCTTTTTCGCGGAAGACACCAGTATTTTCCGTGGCGCGAATCTGTTTACAAAGACCGTAGAACAGATGAGCGATCGAGATTCTGGCAATACCCACTTCGTGATCAGCGAAATCTTTCGGGCGATGAAAATACCATCTGCGGAGCGAAAGGCTGCTAATCCCAAACTACTCCCTTCGGCTGATCAGTTTCCTTACGCCAATGGCGGGTTGTTTTCCGGCTCACTTGAGGTACCAGTATTTTCCAAAACGGCTCGTTCCTACCTGCTGCACGTGGGCAGTCTCGATTGGAAACAGATCAACCCGGATATTTTCGGCTCGATGATTCAGGCGGTGGCTGCCGATGAGGAACGGGGCGATCTGGGCATGCACTATACCAGCGTGCCCAATATTCTGAAGGTGCTCAATCCGCTGTTTTTGGATAACTTGCGGCAACAACTGGCTGATGCGGGGGATAATAGCAGAAAACTGCTCAATCTGCGGAATCGCCTAGCACGCATCCGCGTGTTCGATCCGGCGTGCGGTTCCGGCAACTTTCTGGTGATTGCCTACAAGCAGATGCGGGAAATCGAAGCGGAAATCAACCAACGCCGGAAAGAATTTGACCGCCCTTCGGATATTCCCCTGAACAACTTTCGCGGCATCGAAATTAAGCACTTTTCCTGCGAAATTGCCCGGCTGGCGTTGATTATTGCGGAATACCAGTGTGATGTGCTCTACCGTGGAGAAACTCTGGCAACCGCCGATTTTCTGCCATTGAAAGATAAAAACTGGATTACCTGCGGCAACGCCTTGCGGCTGGATTGGTTAAGTCTTTGGCAATCAGAGGGGAAAAGCGTAAAAAATCATCCAATTGATTTATATAGCTTACAGTTACCTCAAGTAGAAGTTGCATTCGAAAATGAAGGTGGTGAAACATACATATGTGGAAATCCTCCTTATAAAGGCAACGCTAGAAAGAGTATCGAACAAAAAGAAGATTTGAAAATTACTTTAGAACACAAATTTCGCAAATGGGGTTTGCTGGATTATGTCTGCGGATGGTTTTTCAAATCATTTGAATATTCTAAATATACTAAAACAAGGTTTGCGTTTGTTGCAACAAATAGTATTTCACAAGGACAGAATATTTCAATTTTTTGGAAGCCACTTTTTGAAGAAGGTTTCAAAATAGATTTTGCAGTAAGATCTTTTAAATGGAGTAATTTGGCAACAAACGAAGCTGGTGTAACTGTAGTGGTGATTGGAGCTGGCCATCCAAGTGGGCTTCCAAGTATTTATGATGAAGGAACAAAAATCGACACTTCGAATATTAATCCTTATCTGATGCCTCACGAAAACTACTGGCTAGAGAGTATCAGCAAACCTATATCACAAGTGTCCATTATGATTAAAGGGAATTACTACGGATTATCAGATCACTTGTTGTTTGATCGCAAAACGAGAGAAGCATACTTAATCGCTGGTTTTCAAAAAAATTCGCTCCGAAAGTTCTATGGGTCAACTGAAGTCATACATGCTAAACCAAGATATTGCTTTTGGTTTGAAAGTGCTCCAAACAAAGAAATGCTTGCGTGCTTAGATTTACAAGCAAGAATCTCACAAGGAATCGTAAACAGGTCAAAATCTAAAGATGCAATATCGAATGGTATGCTGTCGCGTCCTCATCAATTCCGCGAGATGCGGAGTGCCAAGAAAAGTTTGTTGGCGGTTCCAGTTGTTTCCTCTGAAAATCGCGAATTTTTACCAATTGATCTTTTATCAGCAGAGTGTGTTATTTCAAATAAGTGTTTTGCCCTCTACGATGCCCCGCTATGGAATATGGCTTTGATCGCCTCGCGTCTACACTGGGTCTGGATTGGCACTGTTTGTGTGCGTCTCGAAATGCGATTTTCCTATTCCAATACCCTGGGGTGGAATACCTTTCCGGTGCCCACGTTAACGGAACAGAACAAGCAGGAATTGACCCACTGTGCGGAAGAGATTTTGCTGGCTCGCGAAGCCCACTTCCCCGCCACGATTGCCGATCTGTACGATCCGGAAACGATGCCCGCCGACCTCCGCGCCGCCCACGAACGGAACGATGATACGCTCGAACGGATTTACATCGGCCGCCGCTTCAAAAACGATACCGAACGCCTGGAAAAACTGTTTGAACTATACAGCCAGATGACGAGCAAACCCAAACGCAAATAAGTGGTACCCCGCTTTGTGAGCCGACGGCGTTAGCCGCGGTTGGTATTGTTGCTTTGTGAGCCGACGGCGTTAGCCGCGGTTGGTATTGTTGCTTTGTGAGCCGACGGCGTTAGCCGCGGTTGAAACATTGATGTCACCCGTTGCATTGTTTGTATTCGATTGTATGCATTTGTGAGCCGACGGCGTTAGCCGCGGTTGAACCCCAAACCCGCAATCTATCCCGATTGGGGTTCATGTTTTGTGAGCCGCAGTTGGTTATTACCGCTTCGTGCAGCAATATCAATCTTGTCGGTTTAAGACATAATCAATCACTTCTTGCAAATTTTCTTCTGTATCGATCCACTCGATGTCACCACCTTTCGTCCATACTTTCCTGTCATGAAACACAGGAAAATGTTCACGCAAATATCGAGTGGCATTTGCTTTCAATGAATCTCGCACGAATTGGTCTGAGTGAGTCGCAGTTGTGACTACCACATGTACGTGGTTTGTTCGGACATTAACCGCCCATAATTTCCATTCTTTGAAGTGGCACACTCGAACGATTTCCTCTTTAACTAGCGCTCTCTGTTGTTCTTCGAACAGGAAAGTTTCATGTTTTAGTCGTTCTTCATGCCAAGCAACAAGTTTGGGCTGAGGTTCACAATTACCTTTGCCGCGTTTTCGCCAGCCACGGTCATCACCTTGGAGATGTGTTGCGTATACAGTCCAAGTGATGAAGTATGCCAAAGGAGTGAACGCAAAAGCGGACATTTAAAGTACCAAATTATTGTTAGCCGCAGTTAAAAACCCAATCCGATCAACAATCGCTAACAATAGGATAACATCAAGATACTACCAGATCAATGTGCTATCCGGTGACATCAACTTTCCAACCGCAGCTAACGCCGTCGGCTCACAAAATCGATTACCATTTCGGGTATGTTGATTGGTTTGGGTTTTCTAACCGCGGCTAACGCCGTCGGCTCACATACTGTATAATTGCCCCATAGTCCCGAAAAAGGTACCTGCCATGCGCGACCGCAAACTGACTCCCGAAGAAGCGGACAAATACAACACCATTCGTGCCCAGGTTGACCAGGAAATGCCCGAAATTATTGCCCGACACCAGGCTGCTGCCCCTCGCACCGTACCGGCAATTTCTGTACAGTACGGGCACGAAGTTACTACGAAATGGCCGGATGAACTGGGTATGCGGGAAATGCAGGCCCGTGTCTGGAAATATCGTGGGGAACAATATCTGCTGCTAAAGGCCCCACCCGCTTCGGGAAAAAGCCGGGCATTAATGTTTGTGGCACTGGACAAATTGCACAACCAGAAATTGCGCCAGGCGATTATTGTGGTGCCGGAAAAGTCGATTGGTTCCAGCTTCCACAACGAACCCTTGACCAAATACGGTTTCTGGGCAGACTGGGTGGTAGAACCAAAATGGAATCTGTGCGATGCACCCGGTGGGGACAATGGCGGCAAAATTGAAGCGGTCAGAAAGTTTCTGGACAGTTCGGACACCGTATTGGTTTGTACCCACGCCACCTTCCGTTTTGCGTTCGAAAAATATGGCGTGGAAGCGTTCGACGATCGGCTGATTGCAATTGATGAATTTCACCACGTTTCCGCCAATCCGGATAACCGTCTGGGCGAACAGATTCGCCAGTTAATGGCGAGAGACAAAGTGCATTTGGTAGCGATGACCGGCTCTTACTTCCGTGGTGATGCCGAAGCGGTGCTGCACCCGGACGATGAAGCCAAATTTGTCACTGTGATGTATTCCTATTACGAACAACTCAGCGGCTACCAGTACCTGAAAACGCTGGATATCGGCTACTTTTTCTATTCCAACAGTTACACCGATGATATTATGCAGGTGCTCAATCCATCTGAGAAAACAATTGTTCACATACCGAATGTCAATTCGCGAGAAAGTACACGCGACAAAATCAAAGAAGTGGAGCACATCATCCACGAACTGGGAGAATGGCAGGGGATTGACCCGAAAACAGGCTTTCAACTGGTAAAAACTGCCGATGGCCGCGTGCTCCGCATTGCCGATCTGGTGGATGATGATGCTGCCAAGCGGGAAAAGGTTTCTGCCGCACTGAAAGACCCCACCCAGAAGTACAATCGCGATCATGTGGATATTATTATTGCCCTGGGGATGGCCAAAGAGGGTTTCGACTGGATCTGGTGCGAACATGCGCTGACAGTAGGCTACCGTTCCAGTCTGACCGAAATTGTGCAGATTATTGGCCGTGCCACCCGTGATGCCAAAGGCAAAACACGTGCGAAGTTCACCAATTTAATCGCAGAACCGGATGCTTCCGCGGAAAACATTGCTGAAGCCGTGAATGATACGCTGAAAGCAATCGCAGCCAGCCTGCTGATGGAACAGGTATTGGCTCCACGCTTCGATTTTCGGCCCAAAAACATCCAGAGTGGCCCGGAAGCCGGCCTGGACTATGGCCCGGATGGCTACCAGGAAAACAAAACGAATGTGGGTGTCGATCCTGCTACTGGACAAGTGCATGTGGAGATTAAAGGACTGGTAGAACC is a genomic window containing:
- a CDS encoding DNA methyltransferase; the protein is MRQIRENAFDIKATGRLNRLYVELLKTNPDWATDARREELNHFFARLIFCFFAEDTSIFRGANLFTKTVEQMSDRDSGNTHFVISEIFRAMKIPSAERKAANPKLLPSADQFPYANGGLFSGSLEVPVFSKTARSYLLHVGSLDWKQINPDIFGSMIQAVAADEERGDLGMHYTSVPNILKVLNPLFLDNLRQQLADAGDNSRKLLNLRNRLARIRVFDPACGSGNFLVIAYKQMREIEAEINQRRKEFDRPSDIPLNNFRGIEIKHFSCEIARLALIIAEYQCDVLYRGETLATADFLPLKDKNWITCGNALRLDWLSLWQSEGKSVKNHPIDLYSLQLPQVEVAFENEGGETYICGNPPYKGNARKSIEQKEDLKITLEHKFRKWGLLDYVCGWFFKSFEYSKYTKTRFAFVATNSISQGQNISIFWKPLFEEGFKIDFAVRSFKWSNLATNEAGVTVVVIGAGHPSGLPSIYDEGTKIDTSNINPYLMPHENYWLESISKPISQVSIMIKGNYYGLSDHLLFDRKTREAYLIAGFQKNSLRKFYGSTEVIHAKPRYCFWFESAPNKEMLACLDLQARISQGIVNRSKSKDAISNGMLSRPHQFREMRSAKKSLLAVPVVSSENREFLPIDLLSAECVISNKCFALYDAPLWNMALIASRLHWVWIGTVCVRLEMRFSYSNTLGWNTFPVPTLTEQNKQELTHCAEEILLAREAHFPATIADLYDPETMPADLRAAHERNDDTLERIYIGRRFKNDTERLEKLFELYSQMTSKPKRK
- a CDS encoding transposase, which codes for MSAFAFTPLAYFITWTVYATHLQGDDRGWRKRGKGNCEPQPKLVAWHEERLKHETFLFEEQQRALVKEEIVRVCHFKEWKLWAVNVRTNHVHVVVTTATHSDQFVRDSLKANATRYLREHFPVFHDRKVWTKGGDIEWIDTEENLQEVIDYVLNRQD